A part of Synechococcus sp. UW179A genomic DNA contains:
- the moaB gene encoding molybdenum cofactor biosynthesis protein B has product MLSIALLTISDSRTLENDPSGDLLQQRLIDAGHQLQTRAICPDDRYRIRALISQWIVDSAVDVVITTGGTGLTGRDGSPEAIAPLLDKTIDGFGELFRMLSFQTIGTSSLQSRCLAGVANGTFIFVLPGSQDAVTTAWEQLISAQLNTETRPCNLAQLKSRLKESADRPAI; this is encoded by the coding sequence GTGCTGTCCATTGCTCTGCTGACGATTTCAGACAGTCGGACCCTGGAGAACGATCCAAGCGGAGATCTGCTTCAACAACGACTGATCGATGCCGGTCATCAATTGCAGACTCGTGCAATCTGTCCCGACGACCGCTACCGGATTCGAGCGCTCATCAGCCAATGGATCGTCGATTCAGCTGTTGACGTGGTGATCACCACAGGCGGCACAGGCCTGACTGGACGCGACGGCAGCCCTGAAGCGATCGCCCCGTTACTGGACAAGACCATCGATGGGTTTGGCGAACTGTTCCGGATGCTCTCTTTCCAGACCATCGGCACGAGCAGCCTGCAGAGTCGCTGCCTTGCCGGAGTGGCCAATGGCACGTTCATCTTCGTTCTGCCTGGATCGCAGGATGCCGTCACCACAGCCTGGGAACAACTGATCTCAGCCCAGCTGAACACCGAGACACGCCCCTGCAACCTGGCGCAGCTCAAATCGCGGCTGAAGGAATCCGCAGACAGGCCGGCAATCTGA
- a CDS encoding DNA mismatch repair protein MutS, protein MTTASSAIDPWPLLRNSDLGGQRAIRLVVHGRSGGVVPESLIELRRALQQRRQAPVQLEVLTADSPPECPEQASWLVPLLLWPGSHARADVPEIRNRMQREGADVELLPFLGSWQCWWALVAEALQPFATKGSVLVHHPLSSEEADRFLLGLSARMGLPLLSFDYWFDYQKSHPEAHPLMLALAPNRMTEALSEAGSLPPLLDLALIRQGLIDLLAALP, encoded by the coding sequence ATGACAACAGCCAGCTCGGCCATCGATCCGTGGCCATTGCTACGGAATAGTGATTTGGGTGGTCAGCGGGCGATCAGGTTGGTTGTGCATGGGCGTTCTGGTGGTGTTGTGCCTGAATCATTGATCGAATTGCGCCGGGCACTTCAGCAGCGTCGTCAGGCTCCTGTGCAGCTGGAGGTGCTCACTGCCGACTCGCCACCAGAGTGTCCTGAGCAGGCGAGTTGGTTGGTTCCTCTTTTGCTCTGGCCGGGATCCCATGCGCGTGCGGATGTGCCTGAGATCAGAAATCGTATGCAGCGTGAAGGTGCGGACGTTGAGTTGCTTCCTTTTCTCGGCTCCTGGCAATGTTGGTGGGCTCTTGTGGCTGAAGCGCTTCAGCCTTTTGCTACTAAGGGCTCGGTTCTTGTTCATCACCCCTTGAGTTCTGAGGAGGCGGATCGTTTTCTCTTGGGGTTGTCCGCTCGAATGGGGCTACCGCTGCTGTCTTTCGACTATTGGTTTGATTATCAGAAGAGCCACCCGGAGGCGCACCCACTGATGCTTGCGCTCGCCCCCAACCGCATGACGGAGGCACTGAGCGAGGCTGGGAGTCTTCCACCGCTTCTTGACCTTGCCCTGATTCGTCAGGGCCTGATCGACTTGCTTGCCGCTCTGCCGTGA
- a CDS encoding MoaD/ThiS family protein: protein MKGRQSDPADSVKVLLFASLRDQAGWSDRYIPLNSSVVQTAREIWNQLELGDLPRVVLVAINQEIVSADHLVHAGDELAFLPPFTGG, encoded by the coding sequence ATGAAAGGCAGGCAGTCCGATCCGGCTGATTCGGTCAAAGTGCTGCTGTTTGCCTCACTGCGGGACCAGGCTGGCTGGTCTGATCGTTATATCCCACTGAATTCTTCAGTTGTGCAGACAGCTAGAGAGATCTGGAATCAGCTTGAACTTGGTGACTTACCTCGAGTGGTGCTTGTTGCCATTAACCAGGAGATCGTCAGCGCCGATCATCTGGTGCACGCGGGTGATGAATTGGCTTTCCTGCCACCATTCACTGGAGGTTGA
- the cobA gene encoding uroporphyrinogen-III C-methyltransferase, which produces MKTAELIGTVYLVGAGPGDPDLLTVRAHRLLGRCDALVYDSLVPREVLDLVPENCERHFVGKRRGHHSVPQPSTNAVLVQLAARYRCIVRLKGGDPFLFGRGGEEAAHLVKHGVSVQVVPGVTAGIAAPAYAGIPVTHRRAGSSVTFVTGHEEIDKRRPTVNWRSLATASDGLVIYMGLHNLPKIAAELEAGGLSAETPVAVIQQGTVAGQRCLKATLSDVAARTLSEGFASPSVIVVGDVVNQQVESCAPRPADVTMPIPF; this is translated from the coding sequence GTGAAGACTGCCGAACTCATTGGAACCGTTTACCTCGTTGGTGCAGGCCCTGGAGACCCCGATTTACTCACGGTGAGGGCCCACCGGCTTTTGGGTCGCTGTGATGCACTGGTTTACGACTCTCTGGTTCCTCGAGAGGTTCTTGATCTGGTGCCTGAGAACTGCGAGCGCCATTTCGTTGGCAAGCGTCGTGGGCATCATTCCGTGCCGCAGCCAAGCACTAACGCGGTTTTAGTGCAGTTGGCAGCTCGGTACCGCTGCATTGTTCGTTTGAAGGGCGGGGATCCTTTTCTGTTCGGACGCGGTGGTGAGGAGGCGGCGCATCTGGTCAAACATGGCGTGTCGGTTCAGGTGGTGCCTGGGGTCACCGCCGGAATCGCTGCACCTGCCTACGCAGGGATTCCAGTGACCCATCGTCGCGCTGGTTCTTCCGTCACCTTTGTGACCGGTCATGAAGAGATCGACAAACGGCGCCCCACGGTGAATTGGCGGTCTCTGGCAACAGCCAGTGATGGGCTGGTGATTTATATGGGCCTTCACAACCTGCCGAAGATCGCTGCTGAGCTTGAGGCAGGAGGTCTCAGTGCCGAGACCCCAGTGGCTGTGATTCAGCAGGGAACCGTGGCCGGACAACGTTGTCTCAAGGCGACCCTCTCCGATGTGGCCGCACGCACCCTTAGTGAAGGCTTTGCTTCCCCCTCTGTGATTGTGGTGGGAGATGTGGTTAACCAACAGGTGGAGTCCTGTGCGCCCCGGCCAGCGGATGTCACGATGCCGATCCCGTTCTGA
- a CDS encoding molybdenum cofactor biosynthesis protein MoaE: protein MIVVSKPVDLEIVILDQPTSGVLELDAWLRSQMDAATAIFIGRVRDVAMDGRALEALELSHYPGLCERLIETSARQLLQQHGVRSALVLHRVGRLLPGELIVLVAIGADRRGPAQRCCAALLEVLKHDAPFWKREWSDGDGEGTWLSENTPL, encoded by the coding sequence TTGATCGTGGTGTCGAAGCCGGTCGACTTGGAGATTGTCATTCTTGACCAACCCACTTCGGGTGTTTTGGAGCTCGACGCTTGGTTGCGTTCTCAGATGGATGCCGCCACAGCGATATTCATCGGGCGCGTGCGCGATGTCGCCATGGATGGACGAGCGCTGGAGGCCCTTGAGCTCAGTCACTACCCGGGTTTGTGTGAACGTTTGATTGAGACTTCTGCCCGCCAGCTGCTACAGCAACATGGTGTCCGTTCCGCGCTTGTGCTGCACCGTGTAGGCCGGTTGCTGCCCGGGGAGTTGATCGTTCTGGTGGCGATTGGTGCTGATCGGCGTGGACCTGCACAACGCTGCTGTGCCGCGCTGCTTGAGGTTCTCAAGCATGACGCTCCCTTCTGGAAGCGGGAATGGAGCGATGGCGATGGCGAGGGGACCTGGCTGTCGGAGAACACGCCGCTTTGA
- the moaC gene encoding cyclic pyranopterin monophosphate synthase MoaC, producing the protein MSEQLSHLTSQGEVHMVEVGDRAITKREATAMGSLAMSTSTLELVLQGETSKGDLMAVARIAAIQAAKRTSELIPLCHPLPLSGIDVAIEPDSSLPGLTVQVSCRTTGQTGVEMEAITGVSIGLVTLYDMLKSIEPGMTINRIQLLHKDGGRHGSWSC; encoded by the coding sequence ATGTCTGAACAGCTTTCGCACCTCACCAGTCAGGGTGAGGTGCACATGGTTGAAGTCGGTGATCGTGCCATCACCAAACGTGAAGCCACCGCGATGGGTTCTTTGGCGATGAGCACATCCACATTGGAGCTAGTGCTGCAAGGCGAAACTTCTAAAGGCGACTTGATGGCCGTGGCACGCATTGCTGCCATTCAAGCGGCCAAGCGTACGTCCGAGCTCATTCCTCTTTGCCATCCTTTACCCCTGAGTGGCATCGACGTAGCGATTGAACCGGACTCCTCATTGCCTGGTCTGACTGTGCAGGTCAGCTGTCGCACAACCGGTCAGACCGGCGTTGAAATGGAGGCGATCACAGGGGTCTCCATTGGGCTGGTCACTCTGTACGACATGTTGAAGTCGATTGAACCAGGCATGACGATCAACCGAATTCAGCTGCTGCACAAAGACGGAGGTCGCCATGGCAGCTGGAGCTGCTGA
- a CDS encoding molybdopterin molybdotransferase MoeA: MAAGAADPYGREGLQLVDARQRVLASIQAGKAQRAEGSTETVPLAEALERVNAAPVLARADIPGFRASIMDGYALGQSVQPAVDDTWRLVGRSAPAAPYPAVLAHGEAIRILTGAPLPEGAEWVLPQELVQRLNDTLCLKHEASANPWIRPANEECSQGSTLLHPGQRLGLADLAQAASCGVRQLSVHRQPRIGLLISGDELVPPGEQRPEGSIWESNSTLLKGLLMQLGYRACDCRVVADQPQALRETILELSACCDVLVSTGGVSAGDSDWIRPLMKELGQVDFWKLFLKPGRPFAFGYVGNQLPFFGLPGNPVAAAITALQLLWPALQLLEGQQEPELLPRLLVSLETPYRRKPGRPELARASLICTDDGQLRACIGGSQASSRIGSLQNADLLLEIPAESDELESGDQFWAQLLRRRIL; this comes from the coding sequence ATGGCAGCTGGAGCTGCTGACCCCTATGGCCGCGAGGGCCTGCAGCTTGTAGATGCTCGACAACGTGTCCTGGCATCTATCCAGGCTGGCAAGGCTCAACGTGCTGAAGGGTCGACTGAGACAGTTCCACTGGCAGAAGCTCTTGAACGCGTGAACGCAGCCCCAGTGCTGGCCAGAGCCGATATTCCCGGCTTCAGGGCCTCGATCATGGATGGCTATGCCCTAGGCCAGAGTGTGCAACCAGCCGTTGATGACACCTGGAGGTTGGTGGGCCGCTCCGCGCCAGCCGCCCCCTACCCCGCTGTCCTCGCCCACGGTGAAGCCATCCGAATTCTCACCGGTGCACCTTTGCCTGAGGGGGCTGAATGGGTTCTCCCCCAGGAACTGGTGCAGAGGCTGAACGACACTCTTTGCTTGAAACACGAGGCCTCTGCCAATCCATGGATCCGGCCGGCCAACGAAGAATGCAGTCAAGGATCCACCTTGCTGCACCCTGGCCAGCGCCTCGGACTCGCAGATCTTGCCCAAGCTGCCAGCTGTGGCGTTAGGCAACTCAGTGTGCATAGGCAACCACGAATTGGGCTGCTGATCAGTGGCGATGAGCTTGTTCCTCCGGGTGAACAGCGCCCTGAGGGATCCATCTGGGAAAGCAATAGCACCTTGCTCAAAGGCTTGCTGATGCAACTGGGCTATCGAGCGTGCGATTGCAGGGTGGTGGCCGATCAACCGCAGGCACTGCGAGAGACAATCCTTGAACTCAGTGCTTGCTGCGATGTGTTGGTGAGTACGGGAGGTGTTTCCGCCGGTGACAGCGATTGGATCCGACCGTTGATGAAGGAGCTGGGTCAAGTGGACTTCTGGAAACTGTTCCTCAAACCAGGGCGGCCCTTCGCCTTTGGGTATGTGGGAAATCAGCTTCCGTTCTTTGGCCTGCCAGGCAATCCCGTTGCAGCAGCCATCACGGCATTGCAACTGCTCTGGCCAGCACTACAGCTGCTAGAGGGGCAGCAGGAACCAGAGCTCTTACCGCGATTGCTTGTGAGCCTTGAAACGCCTTACCGGCGCAAGCCAGGACGACCGGAACTGGCCAGGGCTTCGCTGATCTGCACTGACGACGGACAACTGCGTGCCTGTATCGGTGGATCCCAGGCCTCCTCACGCATCGGCTCACTCCAGAATGCGGATCTGCTGTTGGAGATCCCCGCAGAATCAGACGAACTGGAATCTGGTGATCAGTTCTGGGCACAGCTATTACGACGGCGAATCCTCTGA
- a CDS encoding nitrate reductase associated protein codes for MHPQLDQSRHCFAFEQDFIGSWRCIPLCVRRKLDLAGIKLKLSHWLAMSHEQRQGLVEWGDSPEQLAQMREHLRVCTAAMADGMVKDLPPAVEEPWQLPARPPDQLLDAARLRGIDLTFEAWMRLRELDRFALCKLARPGHDHHNLEAAFSEVLG; via the coding sequence ATGCATCCGCAGCTGGATCAGTCGCGGCACTGTTTTGCCTTCGAGCAGGACTTCATCGGCTCCTGGCGATGTATCCCGTTATGTGTTCGCCGCAAACTTGATTTGGCAGGCATCAAGCTCAAGCTCAGTCACTGGTTGGCGATGAGTCATGAGCAGCGTCAAGGCTTGGTCGAATGGGGCGATTCACCCGAGCAGTTGGCTCAGATGCGCGAGCACCTGCGTGTCTGCACCGCTGCGATGGCTGATGGCATGGTCAAAGATTTGCCTCCTGCAGTGGAGGAGCCCTGGCAACTGCCGGCTCGGCCTCCGGATCAGCTTCTGGATGCAGCTCGACTGCGTGGCATCGACCTGACGTTCGAGGCCTGGATGAGGTTGCGGGAGCTGGATCGCTTCGCCCTCTGCAAGCTGGCTCGCCCGGGCCATGATCATCACAACCTTGAAGCTGCGTTCAGCGAAGTGCTGGGATGA
- a CDS encoding ferredoxin--nitrite reductase, giving the protein MTISSPSRPYLDGKKLNRIEQNKSAKDGLLVGSEIDKFAEMGWEQVDETDLQLRLKWYGMFWRPKTPGKFMLRLRVPNGVLSAQQLRVVGSIVERYGDNGSCDITTRQNLQLRGVLLGDLPEILKRLEEAGLSTIQSGFDNPRNVTGNPIAGIDPNEIVDTRPYTDELEQFLTNNRKGNSEYSNLPRKWNTAVAGAKDNFLLHNDIAFHPVEKDGVLGFGVWIGGILSSQMNAYAIPLNAWVRPDEICRMTDTVIRLWRDNGERNKRPKGRFRMYLDEVGHDNFRNQVEELFGPLTPDPGSVFDTTPRSHYGIHPQKQEGFVFAGLHVPVGRLTAQDLHDLATASITYGGGEVRLTEDQNVIIVGLPQAQVESFESDPLLERFPLEPGAISAGTVSCTGSTYCGFALTNTKDQALAAAKELDQELELPEELKIHWTGCPNSCGQAYMGAIGLTGAKAKNSEGKTDDGYTMTLGGSQGPNPTVGELHQKAIPAENIKEVLKEVLIERFGAKPRREMSNR; this is encoded by the coding sequence ATGACGATTAGCTCTCCTTCCAGACCCTATCTGGATGGCAAGAAGCTGAATAGGATTGAACAGAATAAGTCGGCAAAAGATGGACTTCTAGTTGGTAGTGAAATCGATAAATTTGCCGAAATGGGTTGGGAGCAGGTTGATGAAACTGACCTTCAACTTCGCCTCAAGTGGTATGGAATGTTTTGGCGGCCAAAAACTCCAGGCAAATTTATGTTGCGCCTGCGAGTCCCCAACGGTGTTCTCTCAGCTCAACAATTGCGGGTCGTCGGATCCATTGTTGAACGCTACGGAGATAACGGTAGCTGCGACATCACTACAAGACAAAACCTGCAGCTAAGGGGAGTTCTTCTTGGTGACCTGCCAGAAATTCTTAAGCGGCTAGAGGAAGCTGGCCTTAGTACGATCCAATCGGGTTTCGATAACCCTCGTAATGTTACAGGAAATCCAATCGCTGGAATTGATCCGAATGAAATCGTCGACACCAGACCGTACACAGATGAACTGGAACAGTTTTTAACAAATAATCGCAAAGGAAATTCTGAGTATTCCAATTTGCCACGAAAGTGGAATACAGCAGTCGCTGGTGCAAAAGACAACTTCCTGCTTCACAACGACATTGCATTCCACCCTGTTGAAAAGGATGGGGTGTTGGGCTTCGGTGTCTGGATTGGTGGCATTCTCTCATCACAGATGAATGCCTATGCAATCCCCCTAAATGCCTGGGTCAGACCAGATGAAATTTGTCGAATGACCGATACGGTGATCCGCCTCTGGAGGGATAACGGCGAGCGCAACAAGCGTCCGAAAGGCCGATTCAGAATGTATCTCGATGAAGTTGGCCACGACAACTTCCGCAATCAGGTTGAAGAACTTTTTGGGCCGCTTACGCCCGATCCCGGGTCTGTCTTCGACACCACACCCCGATCGCATTACGGCATTCACCCGCAAAAACAAGAGGGATTTGTTTTTGCAGGTCTTCACGTGCCGGTAGGCCGCCTGACAGCACAGGATCTGCATGATCTGGCCACTGCGAGCATCACCTATGGAGGCGGAGAAGTGCGTTTGACCGAGGATCAGAACGTCATCATCGTTGGACTGCCACAAGCACAGGTCGAATCCTTTGAAAGTGATCCTCTGCTCGAAAGATTTCCATTAGAACCCGGCGCGATTTCAGCTGGCACCGTGTCATGCACAGGCAGCACCTACTGCGGTTTTGCACTGACCAACACCAAGGATCAGGCTCTGGCCGCCGCAAAGGAACTCGATCAAGAGCTAGAACTACCTGAAGAATTGAAAATTCACTGGACCGGATGTCCCAACAGTTGCGGACAGGCCTACATGGGGGCAATCGGTCTAACGGGGGCCAAGGCCAAAAACAGTGAGGGCAAAACAGATGACGGATACACGATGACACTTGGAGGGTCCCAGGGACCTAATCCAACAGTGGGTGAATTACATCAGAAAGCAATTCCTGCGGAAAACATCAAAGAAGTTCTAAAGGAAGTTCTGATCGAACGCTTCGGGGCAAAGCCACGGCG